One Setaria viridis chromosome 5, Setaria_viridis_v4.0, whole genome shotgun sequence genomic region harbors:
- the LOC117856103 gene encoding sterol 3-beta-glucosyltransferase UGT80B1, with the protein MGSNGEVWEGAGVGGGVRRRKGGVESAGAGASSSFAEGNGEFVLSSMDARFSGSADDDGLFVSAASSRQPAFGHSKSTAASSGTYKGQEYAFVRSYSDRLLKCDLTLDMLSENEKIKIFEKLVKFQNDGTVEVDVTRSALVTSELSEIDAFGYVPRGIEEVTPGITKSVPKLKIAILVVGTRGDVQPFIALAKRLQEFGHYVRLATHVNFRTFVKSAGIDFYPLGGDPRIMAQYMTKNKGFCLAAPTEIYAQRKQLKEIIFSVLPACTEPDLDTGTPFRAQAIIANPPAYGHLHIAEALGIPLHIFFTFPWTPTDEFPHPLARMPQSATYRLSYLILDLIIWWGTRGFINDFRKKLNLPPIAYFSTYHGSISHLPTGYMWSPQLMPKPKDWGPLVDVVGYCFLNLGTKYQPPLELSQWLEQGPKPIYIGFGSMPLDDEKKVTATILDALRETGQRGIISRGWGSLGSSSEVPVDVFILEDCPHDWLFPRCAAVVHHGGAGTTAAGLIAGCPTTVVPFFGDQFFWAERVHARGVGPAPIPIAALTDEALSNAIRFMLDPEVKSRALELAIAIGNEDGVAAAVDAFHRHLPSELPLAPTPVEEEHVDLFQWFSRALEKCCFPFNF; encoded by the exons ATGGGGAGCAACGGCGAGGTGTGGGAGGGGGCGGGAGTGGGCGGCGGCGTTCGGAGGCGGAAGGGTGGCGTGGAgtcggcgggcgcgggcgcgtcgTCCTCCTTCGCCGAGGGGAATGGGGAGTTCGTGCTGAGCTCCATGGACGCCAGGTTCTCCGGATCGGCCGACGACGATGGGTTGTTCGTCTCGGCGGCGTCGTCGCGTCAGCCAG CATTTGGGCATAGTAAATCGACAGCTGCAAGTTCTGGTACCTATAAAGGGCAAGAGTACGCTTTTGTAAGATCATACTCTGATAGGTTGCTAAAGTGTGACCTCACTCTGGATATGCTATCAGAAAATGAGAAG ATAAAGATATTTGAGAAGCTGGTTAAGTTCCAGAATGATGGTACCGTGGAGGTAGATGTGACACGTAGTGCTCTTGTTACCTCAGAGCTCTCAGAGATTGATGCGTTTGGTTATGTACCACGTGGTATTGAAGAAGTTACACCTGGAATCACCAAGTCAGTCCCCAAGCTGAAGATTGCCATACTTGTAGTTGGAACCCGAGGGGACGTTCAGCCTTTTATAGCATTAGCTAAACGACTTCAG GAATTTGGTCATTATGTTAGATTGGCAACTCATGTCAATTTCCGTACTTTTGTGAAGTCAGCTGGCATTGATTTTTACCCATTGGGTGGTGATCCTCGGATTATGGCTCAGT ACATGACAAAAAACAAAGGGTTTTGCCTGGCTGCGCCAACAGAGATTTACGCTCAAAGAAAGCAACTTAAGGAAATCATCTTCTCAGTTCTACCTGCATGCACAGAACCAGATTTGGATACTGGAACACCATTCAGAGCTCAGGCAATAATAGCAAATCCTCCTGCTTATG GTCATCTGCACATCGCTGAGGCACTTGGAATACCTCTGCATATATTTTTCACTTTTCCATGGAC GCCAACTGATGAATTTCCACATCCATTGGCACGAATGCCTCAGAGTGCAACCTACAGG CTATCATATCTTATTCTGGATTTAATAATCTGGTGGGGCACCAGGGGATTCATAAATGATTTCAGGAAGAAATTAAATTTGCCCCCTATTGCTTACTTCAGCACATACCATGGATCTATATCTCACTTACCTACTGGATACATGTGGAGCCCTCAACTTATGCCAAAGCCAAAAG ACTGGGGCCCTCTAGTAGATGTTGTGGGATATTGCTTCTTAAATCTTGGAACAAAGTATCAACCGCCACTGGAGCTATCACAGTGGCTTGAACAGGGGCCCAAGCCAATATACATTGGTTTTGGAAGCATG CCTCTTGATGATGAGAAGAAAGTCACCGCTACCATTTTGGATGCACTAAGAGAAACAGGACAAAGGGGAATCATTAGCCGTGGTTGGGGATCTCTTGGAAGTT CTTCAGAAGTTCCAGTTGATGTCttcatcttggaggattgccCTCACGACTGGTTATTTCCTCGCTGTGCTGCAGTG GTGCATCATGGTGGAGCAGGTACTACAGCCGCAGGGCTGATAGCTGGG TGTCCTACCACGGTGGTGCCATTCTTTGGGGACCAGTTCTTCTGGGCTGAGAGAGTTCATGCACGAGGAGTGGGTCCTGCACCTATACCTATAGCAGCACTCACCGATGAGGCACTTTCAAATGCAATAAGATTCATGCTTGATCCTGAG GTAAAATCACGGGCACTGGAACTGGCTATAGCAATAGGCAATGAGGATGGTGTGGCAGCTGCTGTAGACGCATTTCACCGACATCTGCCTTCGGAGTTGCCACTTGCTCCTACACCTGTAGAGGAAGAACACGTAGACTTATTCCAATGGTTTTCCCGAGCCCTGGAAAAGTGTTGTTTTCCATTCAATTTTTAG
- the LOC117856042 gene encoding protein YIP4b: MSHNHGDTIPLHPSSAQSDMDEIESLIHAAPSSATVLPARPPSPPRASIPVSSSPAPAPVPSKPPLPAASIPISVSPVPPASASVSVPIGADGFGPPPNTLTEPVWDTVKRDLARIVSNLKLVVFPNPYREDPGKALRDWDLWGPFFFIVFLGLTLSWSASVKKSEVFAVAFAVLAAGAIILTLNVLLLGGHIIFFQSLSLLGYCLFPLDVGALVCMLKDNVILKIVVVTITLAWSSWAAYPFMSAAVNPRRKALALYPVFLMYISVGFLIIAID; this comes from the exons ATGTCGCACAACCACGGCGACACGATCCCGCTCCACCCCTCGTCGGCGCAGTCCGACATGGACGAGATCGAGAGCCTAATCCACGCCGCGCCCTCCTCGGCCACGGTCCTCCCCGCGCggccgccctccccgccgcgggCCTCCATCCCggtctcctcctccccggctcCGGCGCCCGTCCCTTCCAAGCCCCcactccccgccgcctccatcccgaTCTCCGTCTCCCCCgtgccgcccgcctccgcctccgttTCCGTCCCCATCGGCGCCGACGGCTTCGGGCCCCCGCCCAACACACTCACCGAGCCCGTGTGGGACACCGTCAAGCGAGATCTCGCTCGCATCGTCAGCAACCTCAAGCTCGTCGTCTTCCCAAACCCCTACCGCGAGGACCCCGGCAAGGCGCTCAGGGACTGGGACCTGTGGGGAcccttcttcttcatcgtcttcctcgGCCTCACCCTCTCCTGGTCCGCCTCTGTTAAGAAG TCTGAAGTATTTGCCGTGGCATTTGCTGTCCTGGCAGCTGGGGCTATAATTCTAACTTTAAATGTTCTGCTTCTG GGTGGACACATCATCTTCTTCCAAAGCCTCAGTCTTCTTGGCTATTGCCTGTTTCCACTGGATGTCGGTGCTCTAGTCTGCATGCTGAAGGACAATGTCATACTTAAGATCGTCGTGGTGACAATCACATTGGCATGGAGCTCCTGGGCTGCCTATCCGTTCATGAGTGCTGCAGTCAACCCAAGGAGAAAGGCTCTGGCCCTATATCCCGTCTTCCTCATGTATATTTCAGTTGGTTTCCTCATAATTGCCATAGATTAA
- the LOC117856044 gene encoding inactive beta selinene synthase, producing the protein MAASKASVNQQTAGDTTAAPAAIAAVGRPFEPCVWGDFFVTYTPSTLAAQRSEEWMRERADELKGEVRQMFGADRAMSVSAMVNLVDELERLGVDNHFREEISAALSRIHSEGLDVGMSNDLHIVALRFCLLRQHGFWVPSDVFDKFRDETGSFSKDLRNDPRGLLSLYNAAHMAVPGLMMLQFLHTRGYFLMNNNSYMHLRRHVRKNKDNLVHGFARVRSPVNTCDDMQLGKSKRDVASSLECYMKEHGMAVEDAMAALAAMVEQAGRRINQACMELGRGLLPAAQLVVNMTRMLEVYYLHGRDGLTYGRELKELITFLFLKQVPV; encoded by the exons ATGGCTGCGAGCAAGGCTTCAGTTAACCAGCAGACCGCCGGCGACACAACAGCTGCAccggccgccattgccgccgttGGCCGGCCTTTTGAGCCCTGCGTGTGGGGTGACTTCTTTGTCACCTACACTCCCTCCACCCTTGCAG CGCAGAGGTCGGAGGAATGGATGAGAGAGAGGGCGGATGAACTCAAGGGGGAAGTGCGCCAGATGTTTGGTGCTGACAGAGCCATGAGCGTGTCTGCCATGGTGAACCTGGTGGATGAACTCGAACGCCTTGGCGTAGACAACCATTTCCGCGAGGAGATCAGCGCGGCACTAAGCCGCATTCACAGTGAGGGGCTAGATGTTGGCATGTCCAATGACCTGCATATCGTTGCCCTCCGGTTTTGTCTGCTTAGGCAACATGGCTTCTGGGTACCTTCAG ATGTGTTTGATAAATTTAGAGATGAAACAGGCAGTTTCAGCAAGGATTTAAGAAATGACCCGAGGGGTCTGCTTAGCCTGTACAACGCAGCTCACATGGCAGTCCCCGGGTTGATGATGCTTCAGTTTCTCCATACTAGAGG ATATTTTCTTATGAATAATAATAGCTACATGCATTTGCGTAGGCATGTTCGTAAAAATAAAGACAATTTAGTACATGGATTTGCTCGAGTACGTTCACCTGTGAATACTTGTGATGACATGCAGCTTGGGAAGAGCAAGAGGGACGTGGCCAGCTCGCTGGAGTGCTATATGAAGGAGCATGGCATGGCAGTGGAGGATGCAATGGCGGCACTTGCCGCGATGGTGGAGCAAGCGGGGAGGAGGATCAACCAGGCATGTATGGAGTTGGGCCGCGGATTACTACCCGCAGCTCAGCTAGTGGTGAACATGACAAGGATGCTGGAGGTCTACTACCTTCATGGCAGGGACGGCCTCACCTATGGCCGTGAGCTCAAGGAGCTCAtcaccttcctcttcctcaagcaAGTCCCTGTTTAA